The following proteins are encoded in a genomic region of Streptomyces lunaelactis:
- a CDS encoding maleylpyruvate isomerase family mycothiol-dependent enzyme, whose amino-acid sequence MIDPLRDLDSVREATERLLAAAAGLDEAATAEPSRLPGWSRGHVLAHISRNAEALVNVLEGRPMYTSGEAREADIERDAPRPLTDQLADVRATAARFQAAGAVPADWSRTVELRNGITDAAARIPFRRLIEVELHHVDLGIGYDLEDLPKEFAEREIAFLAQRFSGRPDVPPTRIVADTGEWGTGGGDGDPVTVSGTAPALLGWLAGRRDGAALNTAGAPLPALPPL is encoded by the coding sequence ATGATCGATCCCTTGCGCGACCTGGACTCTGTACGTGAAGCCACCGAACGGCTCCTCGCCGCAGCCGCCGGACTGGACGAGGCCGCCACCGCCGAGCCGTCGCGACTGCCCGGCTGGAGCCGCGGCCATGTCCTGGCCCACATCTCCCGTAACGCCGAAGCGCTCGTGAATGTTCTCGAGGGCCGCCCGATGTATACGAGCGGCGAGGCACGCGAAGCCGACATCGAGCGGGACGCGCCCCGCCCCCTCACCGACCAGCTCGCCGATGTGCGCGCGACCGCCGCCCGCTTCCAGGCCGCGGGCGCCGTCCCCGCCGACTGGAGCCGCACGGTCGAGCTGCGCAACGGCATCACCGACGCCGCGGCCCGCATCCCCTTCCGCCGCCTCATCGAGGTCGAACTGCACCACGTCGACCTGGGCATCGGCTACGACCTGGAGGACCTGCCGAAGGAATTCGCCGAGCGGGAGATCGCCTTCCTCGCACAGCGCTTCTCCGGGCGCCCGGACGTCCCGCCGACCCGGATCGTCGCGGACACCGGCGAGTGGGGAACCGGCGGCGGGGACGGCGACCCGGTCACGGTCTCCGGCACCGCCCCCGCGCTGCTCGGCTGGCTCGCGGGCCGCCGCGACGGAGCGGCCCTGAACACCGCGGGAGCCCCGCTGCCCGCGCTGCCCCCGCTATAG
- a CDS encoding MBL fold metallo-hydrolase: MTYSGVVKVGGRAAVHELTELMISKVAVGPMDNNSYLLRCRNTGAQLLIDAANEPETLLHLIGDDSIESVVTTHRHGDHWQALAEIVRATGARTYAGRYDAEGIPVPTDVLVEDGDTIRVGRVELTARRLVGHTPGSIALIYDDPQGPPHVFTGDCLFPGGPGRTTNPEDFNSLMDGLGEKLFKVLPDETWVYPGHGNDTTLGDERPHIDEWRARGW; encoded by the coding sequence ATGACGTACAGCGGTGTGGTGAAGGTCGGCGGCCGTGCCGCTGTCCACGAACTGACGGAGCTGATGATCTCCAAGGTCGCGGTCGGCCCGATGGACAACAACTCCTATCTACTGCGGTGCCGGAACACCGGCGCGCAGCTGCTGATCGACGCGGCCAACGAGCCCGAGACCCTCCTGCATCTGATCGGCGACGACTCCATCGAGTCCGTGGTCACCACCCATCGCCACGGCGACCACTGGCAGGCACTCGCCGAGATCGTCCGCGCGACCGGCGCCCGCACCTACGCGGGCCGGTACGACGCCGAGGGCATCCCCGTCCCGACCGACGTACTGGTGGAGGACGGCGACACGATCCGGGTCGGCCGCGTCGAACTGACCGCCCGCCGGCTCGTGGGCCACACCCCGGGCTCCATCGCCCTCATCTACGACGACCCGCAGGGGCCCCCGCACGTCTTCACCGGCGACTGCCTGTTCCCCGGCGGTCCTGGGAGGACAACAAACCCAGAGGACTTCAACAGCCTCATGGACGGCCTCGGGGAGAAGCTGTTCAAGGTGCTGCCTGATGAGACGTGGGTGTACCCCGGGCACGGGAATGACACGACGCTCGGGGATGAGCGGCCTCACATTGATGAGTGGCGCGCCAGGGGCTGGTGA
- a CDS encoding gluconeogenesis factor YvcK family protein — MSGRNLRLRRLRRSTHAPSGRKRGAQPKVVALGGGMGLSASLTALRRITGDLTAVVTVADDGGSSGRLRDELGVLPPGDLRKALAALCGDDDWGQTWARVIQHRFHSKGDLHEHAVGNLLIVALWEQLGDHVLALDLVGKLLGAHGRVLPMSAVPLELQALVRGHDPARPDDVDTVRGQATVALTPGEVQSVHLVPHDPPAVPEAVAAVLDADWVVLGPGSWFSSVIPHLLVPELLDALIQTKARRVLSLNLAPQPGETEGFSPQRHLEVLGRHAPKLALDVVLADEAAVPDRESLADAAKRLGAAVELAPVASPDGLPKHDPELLAAAYDRIFRMHGRIGPWR, encoded by the coding sequence GTGAGTGGACGCAATCTCCGTCTGAGGCGTCTGCGCAGGTCCACGCACGCGCCGTCGGGACGGAAGCGCGGGGCGCAGCCCAAGGTCGTCGCACTCGGCGGCGGCATGGGCCTGTCCGCGTCGCTCACCGCTCTGCGCCGTATCACCGGCGACCTCACCGCGGTCGTCACCGTCGCCGACGACGGCGGCTCCAGCGGCCGGCTCCGCGACGAGCTGGGCGTGCTGCCGCCCGGCGACCTGCGCAAGGCCCTGGCGGCGCTGTGCGGCGACGACGACTGGGGCCAGACCTGGGCCCGCGTCATCCAGCACCGCTTCCACTCCAAGGGCGATCTGCACGAACACGCGGTCGGCAACCTGCTGATCGTCGCCCTGTGGGAGCAGCTCGGCGACCATGTCCTCGCCCTGGACCTGGTCGGCAAGCTGCTCGGCGCGCACGGCCGGGTGCTGCCGATGTCCGCCGTGCCGCTGGAACTGCAGGCGCTCGTACGGGGCCACGACCCGGCGCGCCCGGACGACGTGGACACGGTGCGCGGTCAGGCGACCGTCGCGCTCACCCCCGGTGAGGTGCAGTCCGTGCACCTCGTCCCGCACGACCCGCCCGCCGTGCCCGAGGCTGTCGCCGCGGTCCTGGACGCCGACTGGGTGGTGCTCGGCCCCGGCTCCTGGTTCTCCTCGGTGATCCCGCACCTGCTGGTGCCCGAGCTGCTGGACGCACTGATCCAGACGAAGGCCCGCCGCGTCCTCTCGCTGAACCTCGCGCCCCAGCCGGGTGAAACAGAAGGCTTCTCACCGCAGCGTCATTTGGAGGTTTTGGGACGACACGCGCCTAAACTCGCCCTGGACGTGGTGCTGGCCGACGAGGCCGCCGTGCCCGACCGCGAGTCCCTCGCAGACGCCGCCAAGCGGCTCGGAGCCGCGGTCGAGCTGGCGCCGGTGGCTTCGCCCGACGGACTTCCGAAGCACGACCCGGAGCTGTTGGCCGCCGCGTACGACCGTATTTTTCGGATGCATGGAAGGATCGGCCCATGGCGATGA
- a CDS encoding Rieske (2Fe-2S) protein: MPGQPAARRTVLKGAALAGAAGLGVAACSTESKLGHAENPTPTAPVDLGAADAVPVGGAKLYREQRLVVSCPAKGQYKAFSAQCTHAGCVLDKVEGTEGNCPCHGSRFDVTTGKALQGPATEPLPEVPVKEAGGKLVAGPDA, from the coding sequence ATGCCCGGCCAGCCCGCCGCCCGCCGCACCGTGCTGAAAGGCGCCGCCCTCGCCGGCGCCGCCGGGCTGGGGGTCGCCGCCTGCTCCACCGAGTCGAAGCTCGGTCACGCCGAGAACCCGACGCCGACCGCGCCCGTCGACCTCGGTGCGGCGGACGCCGTCCCGGTCGGTGGCGCCAAGCTCTACCGCGAGCAGCGGCTCGTCGTGAGCTGCCCGGCCAAGGGCCAGTACAAGGCATTCAGCGCGCAGTGCACACACGCCGGCTGTGTCCTCGACAAGGTCGAGGGCACCGAAGGCAACTGCCCCTGCCACGGCAGCCGCTTCGACGTCACGACGGGCAAGGCGCTCCAGGGTCCGGCGACCGAGCCGCTTCCCGAGGTCCCGGTCAAGGAGGCGGGCGGCAAGCTGGTCGCGGGACCCGACGCGTAG
- a CDS encoding carbohydrate kinase family protein, giving the protein MIVVAGESLIDLVPQRGGEPLPMLLPRLGGGPYNTAVALGRLGAPVTFCSRVSTDGFGEALLAGLRTAGVGTSLVQRGPEPTTLAVAAIEADGSAGYGFYVQGSADRLFELPPPLPDSVRALAFGTCSLVLEPGATAYEALLRREAGRGVFTLLDPNIRAGLIPDPDAYRARFAGWLPYVSLLKLSEDDAEWLGGVPVGPAAVVLTRGGDGLTLRTRAGLELSVPAAPVTVADTIGAGDTVNAALLHSLAARNALSADALPGLDADGWSEVLGFAARAAAVTCSRTGAEPPYASELNG; this is encoded by the coding sequence GTGATCGTCGTCGCCGGAGAGTCCTTGATCGACCTGGTCCCGCAGCGGGGCGGCGAGCCGTTGCCGATGCTCCTGCCGCGGCTCGGCGGCGGACCGTACAACACCGCTGTCGCCCTGGGGCGGCTGGGCGCGCCGGTCACCTTCTGCTCCCGCGTCTCGACGGACGGATTCGGCGAGGCGCTGCTGGCCGGGCTGCGCACGGCGGGGGTCGGGACCTCCCTGGTACAGCGCGGCCCGGAGCCGACGACGCTCGCGGTCGCGGCGATCGAAGCGGACGGCTCCGCCGGGTACGGCTTCTACGTGCAGGGCAGCGCGGACCGCCTCTTCGAGCTGCCGCCGCCACTGCCGGATTCAGTACGGGCGCTGGCGTTCGGCACCTGTTCGCTGGTGCTGGAGCCGGGCGCGACGGCGTACGAGGCACTGCTGCGGCGGGAGGCCGGGCGTGGGGTCTTCACCCTGCTCGACCCGAACATCAGGGCCGGCCTGATCCCGGATCCGGACGCCTACCGCGCGCGGTTCGCCGGCTGGCTGCCGTATGTGTCGCTGCTGAAGCTCTCCGAGGACGACGCGGAGTGGCTCGGCGGGGTGCCGGTGGGCCCTGCGGCCGTGGTGCTGACACGGGGCGGGGACGGTCTGACGCTACGGACGCGGGCCGGGCTCGAGCTCTCGGTCCCGGCCGCACCGGTGACCGTCGCGGACACGATCGGCGCGGGCGACACGGTGAACGCGGCGCTGCTGCACAGCCTCGCGGCCCGGAACGCCCTGTCGGCGGACGCGCTGCCCGGTCTGGACGCGGACGGCTGGAGTGAGGTGCTGGGCTTCGCCGCCCGAGCGGCGGCCGTCACCTGCTCCCGCACGGGCGCGGAGCCGCCGTACGCGTCGGAGCTGAACGGCTGA
- the uvrA gene encoding excinuclease ABC subunit UvrA gives MADRLIVRGAREHNLKNVSLDLPRDSLIVFTGLSGSGKSSLAFDTIFAEGQRRYVESLSSYARQFLGQMDKPDVDFIEGLSPAVSIDQKSTSRNPRSTVGTITEVYDYLRLLFARIGKPHCPECGRPISRQSPQAIVDRVLELPEGSRFQVLSPLVRERKGEFVDLFADLQTKGYSRARVDGQTIQLAEPPTLKKQEKHTIEVVVDRLTVKDSAKRRLTDSVETALGLSGGMIVLDFVDLPEDDPERERMYSEHLYCTYDDLSFEELEPRSFSFNSPFGACPDCTGIGTRMEVDPELIVPDEEKSLDEGAIHPWSHGHTKEYFGRLIGGLAQALGFSTDMPWAGLPQRAKKALLYGHKTKLEVRYRNRYGRERAWTTPAFEGAVQFVKRRHTEAESDSSRERFEGYMREVPCPTCEGTRLKPIVLAVTVMEKSIADIAAMSISECADFLGLLRLNARDKKIAERVLKEVNERLRFLVDVGLDYLSLNRAAGTLSGGEAQRIRLATQIGSGLVGVLYVLDEPSIGLHQRDNHRLIETLVRLRDMGNTLIVVEHDEDTIKVADWVVDIGPGAGEHGGKVVHSGSLKDLLANKDSITGQYLAGKRSIPTPDIRRPMDPSRQLTVHGARENNLQDIDVSFPLGVLTAVTGVSGSGKSTLVNDILYTHLARELNGAKSVPGRHTRVDGDDLVDKVVHVDQSPIGRTPRSNPATYTGVFDHVRRLFAETMEAKVRGYLPGRFSFNVKGGRCENCSGDGTIKIEMNFLPDVYVPCEVCHGARYNRETLEVHYKGKSIAEVLDMPIEEGLEFFEAVPTISRHLRTLNEVGLGYVRLGQSAPTLSGGEAQRVKLASELQKRSTGRTVYVLDEPTTGLHFEDISKLIKVLSNLVDKGNTVIVIEHNLDVIKTADWVVDMGPEGGNGGGLVIAEGSPEQVAGVSTSHTGKFLRDILDAERISDAVVPAARRAPKKATAKKTAAAKNAVAAKASPARKTATARTSRARKA, from the coding sequence GTGGCCGACCGTCTCATCGTTCGTGGCGCTCGCGAGCACAATCTCAAGAACGTCTCGCTCGACCTCCCGCGTGACTCCCTCATCGTCTTCACCGGGCTCTCCGGGTCGGGCAAGTCGTCCCTCGCGTTCGACACGATCTTCGCCGAGGGGCAGCGCCGGTACGTCGAATCGCTCTCCTCGTACGCCCGGCAGTTCCTCGGACAGATGGACAAGCCGGACGTCGACTTCATCGAGGGCCTCTCACCGGCCGTTTCGATCGACCAGAAGTCGACCTCGCGCAACCCGCGCTCCACGGTCGGCACCATCACCGAGGTCTACGACTACCTCCGGCTGCTCTTCGCCCGCATCGGCAAGCCGCACTGCCCCGAGTGCGGCCGGCCCATCTCGCGCCAGTCGCCGCAGGCCATCGTCGACAGGGTGCTCGAGCTGCCCGAGGGCAGCCGCTTCCAGGTGCTGTCGCCCCTCGTGCGCGAGCGCAAGGGCGAGTTCGTCGACCTCTTCGCCGATCTCCAGACCAAGGGATACAGCCGGGCCCGTGTCGACGGGCAGACGATCCAGCTCGCCGAGCCGCCCACCCTGAAGAAGCAGGAGAAGCACACCATCGAGGTGGTCGTCGACCGCCTCACTGTCAAGGACAGCGCCAAGCGCCGGCTGACCGACTCGGTCGAGACCGCGCTCGGCCTCTCCGGCGGCATGATCGTGCTCGACTTCGTCGACCTCCCCGAGGACGACCCCGAGCGTGAGCGGATGTACTCCGAGCACCTCTACTGCACGTACGACGACCTCTCCTTCGAGGAGCTCGAGCCCCGCTCGTTCTCCTTCAACTCGCCCTTCGGCGCCTGCCCCGACTGCACCGGCATCGGCACGCGCATGGAGGTCGACCCCGAGCTGATCGTCCCGGACGAGGAGAAGTCCCTCGACGAGGGCGCGATCCACCCCTGGTCGCACGGCCACACCAAGGAGTACTTCGGGCGGCTCATCGGCGGGCTCGCCCAGGCGCTCGGCTTCTCCACCGACATGCCCTGGGCCGGGCTGCCGCAGCGCGCCAAGAAGGCCCTGCTGTACGGGCACAAGACCAAGCTCGAGGTCCGCTACCGCAACCGTTACGGACGGGAGCGGGCGTGGACCACGCCCGCTTTCGAAGGGGCCGTGCAGTTCGTCAAGCGGCGGCACACCGAGGCCGAGAGCGACTCCAGCAGGGAGCGCTTCGAGGGCTATATGCGCGAGGTGCCCTGCCCGACGTGCGAGGGCACCCGGCTGAAGCCGATCGTCCTCGCGGTCACGGTGATGGAGAAGTCCATCGCCGACATCGCCGCGATGTCGATCAGCGAGTGCGCGGACTTCCTCGGCCTGCTGCGGCTCAACGCCCGCGACAAGAAGATCGCCGAGCGGGTGCTCAAGGAGGTCAACGAACGGCTGAGGTTCCTGGTCGACGTCGGCCTCGACTACCTCTCGCTGAACCGCGCGGCCGGCACACTCTCCGGCGGCGAGGCCCAGCGCATCCGGCTCGCCACCCAGATCGGCTCCGGCCTGGTCGGCGTGCTGTACGTACTGGACGAGCCGTCCATCGGCCTGCACCAGCGCGACAACCACCGGCTCATCGAGACCCTCGTCCGGCTGCGCGACATGGGCAACACGCTCATCGTCGTCGAGCACGACGAGGACACCATCAAGGTCGCCGACTGGGTCGTCGACATCGGCCCCGGCGCCGGCGAGCACGGCGGCAAGGTCGTGCACTCCGGCTCGCTGAAGGACCTGCTGGCCAACAAGGACTCGATCACCGGTCAGTACCTCGCAGGGAAGAGGTCCATCCCGACCCCGGACATCCGCAGGCCCATGGACCCGAGCCGGCAGCTCACCGTCCACGGCGCCCGGGAGAACAACCTGCAGGACATCGACGTCTCGTTCCCGCTCGGCGTACTGACGGCGGTCACCGGTGTCTCGGGATCCGGCAAGTCGACGCTGGTCAACGACATCCTCTACACCCACCTGGCGCGCGAGCTGAACGGCGCCAAGTCGGTGCCGGGCCGCCACACCCGAGTCGACGGCGACGACCTCGTCGACAAGGTGGTGCACGTCGACCAGTCGCCCATCGGCCGTACGCCCCGGTCCAACCCGGCGACGTACACCGGCGTCTTCGACCATGTCCGCCGTCTCTTCGCGGAGACGATGGAGGCGAAGGTCCGGGGCTACCTCCCCGGCCGGTTCTCCTTCAACGTCAAGGGCGGCCGCTGCGAGAACTGCTCCGGTGACGGCACCATCAAGATCGAGATGAACTTCCTGCCGGATGTGTACGTCCCGTGCGAGGTCTGCCACGGAGCGCGCTACAACCGGGAGACCCTGGAGGTCCACTACAAGGGCAAGTCCATCGCCGAGGTGCTGGACATGCCGATCGAGGAGGGCCTGGAGTTCTTCGAGGCCGTCCCGACGATCTCCCGCCACCTCCGCACGCTCAACGAGGTGGGCCTGGGATACGTCAGGCTCGGGCAGTCCGCGCCGACGCTGTCCGGCGGTGAGGCACAGCGCGTGAAGCTGGCGAGCGAGCTTCAGAAGCGTTCCACCGGCCGTACGGTCTATGTCCTGGACGAGCCGACGACCGGTCTGCACTTCGAGGACATCAGCAAGCTGATCAAGGTGCTGTCCAACCTGGTCGACAAGGGCAACACGGTCATCGTCATCGAGCACAACCTGGATGTCATCAAGACGGCCGACTGGGTCGTCGACATGGGTCCAGAGGGCGGCAACGGCGGCGGACTGGTCATCGCCGAAGGCAGCCCGGAACAGGTCGCGGGGGTGTCGACCAGCCACACCGGCAAGTTCCTGCGGGACATCCTGGACGCCGAGAGGATCAGCGACGCGGTGGTGCCGGCGGCGCGCAGGGCGCCGAAGAAGGCGACGGCCAAGAAGACCGCCGCGGCGAAGAACGCGGTGGCCGCGAAGGCGAGCCCGGCCAGGAAGACGGCGACGGCGCGGACCAGCCGGGCCCGTAAGGCCTGA
- the whiA gene encoding DNA-binding protein WhiA encodes MAMTAAVKDEISRLPVTRTCCRKAEVSAILRFAGGLHLVSGRIVIEAELDTGIAARRLKRDILEIFGHSSELMVMAPGGLRRGSRYVVRVVAGGDQLARQTGLVDGRGRPIRGLPPQVVSGATCDAEAAWRGAFLAHGSLTEPGRSSSLEVTCPGPEAALALVGAARRLSIAAKAREVRGVDRVVVRDGDAIGALLTRLGAHESVLAWEERRMRREVRATANRLANFDDANLRRSARAAVAAGARVQRALEILGEEVPEHLAAAGRLRMEHKQASLEELGALADPPLTKDAVAGRIRRLLAMADKRAQDLGIPGTECNLTEEMADGLVG; translated from the coding sequence ATGGCGATGACGGCAGCGGTGAAGGACGAAATCTCCCGGCTTCCCGTCACCCGGACCTGCTGCAGAAAGGCAGAGGTCTCGGCGATTCTTCGGTTCGCGGGCGGGCTGCACCTGGTCAGCGGCCGCATTGTGATCGAGGCGGAGCTGGACACCGGCATCGCGGCGCGCCGGCTGAAGCGGGACATCCTGGAGATCTTCGGGCACAGCTCCGAGCTGATGGTGATGGCGCCGGGAGGACTGCGCCGCGGCTCCCGTTACGTCGTACGGGTGGTGGCGGGCGGTGACCAGCTCGCCCGCCAGACCGGTCTGGTCGACGGCCGGGGCCGCCCGATCCGCGGGCTGCCCCCGCAGGTCGTCTCCGGCGCCACCTGTGACGCGGAGGCCGCCTGGCGCGGCGCGTTCCTGGCGCACGGCTCGCTCACCGAGCCCGGCCGCTCCTCCTCGCTGGAGGTCACCTGCCCCGGCCCGGAGGCCGCCCTCGCCCTGGTAGGCGCGGCCCGCAGGCTCTCCATCGCAGCCAAGGCGCGCGAGGTACGCGGCGTGGACCGCGTCGTCGTACGCGACGGGGACGCGATCGGCGCGCTGCTGACCCGGCTCGGGGCGCACGAGTCCGTACTGGCCTGGGAGGAGCGGCGGATGCGGCGCGAGGTGCGCGCCACCGCCAACCGCCTCGCCAACTTCGACGACGCCAACCTGCGCCGCTCGGCCCGTGCCGCGGTCGCCGCCGGTGCCCGGGTGCAGCGCGCGCTGGAGATCCTCGGCGAGGAGGTGCCCGAGCACCTCGCCGCGGCCGGCCGACTGCGGATGGAGCACAAGCAGGCCTCCCTGGAGGAGCTGGGCGCGCTCGCCGACCCGCCGCTGACCAAGGACGCGGTCGCGGGCCGGATCCGCAGGCTGCTCGCGATGGCCGACAAGCGGGCCCAGGACCTCGGCATTCCGGGTACGGAGTGCAACCTCACCGAGGAGATGGCGGACGGCCTCGTCGGCTGA
- the uvrC gene encoding excinuclease ABC subunit UvrC yields the protein MADPSSYRPKPGQIPDSPGVYKFRDEHRRVIYVGKAKSLRQRLASYFQDLANLHPRTRTMVTTAASVEWTVVSTEVEALQLEYSWIKEFDPRFNVKYRDDKSYPYLAVTLNEEFPRVQVMRGAKKKGVRYFGPYGHAWAIRETVDLMLRVFPVRTCSAGVFKNHAQKGRPCLLGYIGKCSAPCVGRVTPDEHRELAEEFCDFMAGRTGTYIRRLEKQMMVAAEDMEYERAARLRDDIGALKRALEKNAVVLADATDADLIAVAEDELEAAVQIFHVRGGRVRGQRGWVTDKVEAVDTAGLVEHALQQLYGEERGDAVPKEVLVPALPEDTDAVTQWLSDRRGSQVSLRIPQRGDKKDLMGTVQRNAVQALGLHKTKRASDLTTRSRALEEIAEALGLDSAPLRIECFDISHLQGEDVVASMVVFEDGLARKSEYRRFQIKSFEGQDDVRSMHEVISRRFKRYLAEKDKTGEWIGDDIPEDDGRPKRFAYPPQLVVVDGGQPQVAAAQRALDELGIDDVAVCGLAKRLEEVWLPHDDDPVVLPRSSEGLYLLQRVRDTAHDFAIRYQRAKRSKRIRTSPLDAVPGLGESRKQALIKHFGSVKRLKQATIEQICEVPGMGRKTAESVVVALAQAAVAAPAVNTATGEIIEENDGGSRT from the coding sequence ATGGCAGACCCCTCCAGTTACCGCCCCAAGCCGGGACAGATCCCCGACTCCCCGGGGGTCTACAAATTCCGCGACGAGCACCGCCGGGTGATCTACGTCGGGAAGGCCAAGAGCCTGCGCCAGCGCCTCGCCAGCTACTTCCAGGACCTGGCGAATCTGCACCCGCGCACCCGCACCATGGTCACCACGGCCGCCTCCGTCGAGTGGACCGTCGTCTCCACCGAGGTCGAGGCGCTGCAGCTGGAGTACTCCTGGATCAAGGAGTTCGACCCCCGGTTCAACGTCAAGTACCGGGACGACAAGAGCTATCCGTATCTCGCGGTCACCCTCAACGAGGAGTTCCCGCGGGTCCAGGTCATGCGCGGCGCCAAGAAGAAGGGCGTGCGCTACTTCGGTCCGTACGGACACGCCTGGGCGATCCGCGAGACCGTCGATCTGATGCTGCGCGTCTTTCCCGTACGCACCTGCTCCGCCGGGGTCTTCAAGAATCACGCGCAGAAGGGCCGCCCCTGTCTGCTCGGCTATATCGGCAAGTGCTCCGCGCCCTGCGTGGGCCGGGTCACCCCCGATGAGCACCGCGAACTGGCCGAGGAGTTCTGCGACTTCATGGCCGGCCGCACCGGCACGTACATCCGCCGCCTGGAGAAGCAGATGATGGTGGCCGCCGAGGACATGGAGTACGAGAGGGCCGCCCGGCTGCGTGACGACATAGGCGCACTCAAGCGGGCCCTGGAGAAGAACGCCGTCGTGCTCGCCGACGCCACCGACGCCGATCTGATCGCCGTGGCCGAGGACGAGCTGGAAGCGGCCGTGCAGATCTTCCACGTCCGCGGCGGACGCGTCCGGGGCCAGCGGGGCTGGGTCACCGACAAGGTCGAGGCCGTCGACACCGCCGGTCTTGTCGAGCACGCCCTGCAGCAGTTGTACGGGGAGGAACGTGGCGACGCCGTCCCCAAGGAGGTCCTCGTCCCGGCGCTCCCCGAGGACACCGACGCCGTCACCCAGTGGCTGAGCGACCGCCGCGGCTCGCAGGTATCGCTCCGCATTCCGCAGCGCGGCGACAAGAAGGACCTGATGGGGACGGTCCAGCGCAACGCCGTGCAGGCGCTCGGCCTGCACAAGACCAAGCGCGCCAGCGACCTCACCACCCGCTCCCGCGCACTGGAGGAGATCGCCGAGGCACTCGGCCTCGACTCGGCGCCGCTGCGGATCGAGTGCTTCGACATCTCGCATCTCCAGGGCGAGGACGTCGTGGCGTCGATGGTGGTCTTCGAGGACGGTCTGGCCCGCAAGAGCGAGTACCGCCGCTTCCAGATCAAAAGCTTCGAGGGGCAGGACGACGTCCGGTCCATGCATGAAGTGATCAGCCGCCGCTTCAAGCGGTATCTGGCGGAGAAGGACAAGACGGGGGAGTGGATCGGGGACGACATCCCCGAGGACGACGGCAGGCCCAAGCGCTTCGCGTACCCGCCGCAGCTCGTCGTGGTAGACGGCGGACAGCCCCAGGTGGCCGCCGCCCAGCGTGCCCTCGACGAGCTCGGCATCGACGATGTCGCCGTCTGCGGCCTCGCCAAGCGCCTCGAGGAGGTCTGGCTGCCGCACGACGACGACCCGGTGGTCCTGCCCCGCTCGAGCGAGGGGCTGTATCTCCTCCAGCGGGTCCGTGACACAGCTCACGACTTCGCCATCCGCTACCAGCGCGCCAAGCGGAGCAAGCGCATCAGGACAAGCCCGCTGGACGCGGTCCCCGGCCTCGGCGAGTCCCGCAAGCAGGCTCTGATCAAGCACTTCGGCTCCGTGAAGCGGCTGAAGCAGGCGACAATCGAGCAGATCTGCGAGGTACCGGGAATGGGCCGCAAGACGGCGGAGTCCGTCGTGGTGGCCCTTGCCCAGGCGGCTGTGGCCGCCCCTGCCGTGAATACGGCAACAGGAGAGATCATTGAAGAGAACGACGGGGGCAGCAGGACATGA
- the rapZ gene encoding RNase adapter RapZ, with protein MTEHDGDGAAEVSTGTTAEPGGAADAAIPELVIISGMSGAGRSTAAKCLEDLGWFVVDNLPPALIPTMVELGARSQGNVARIAVVVDVRGRRFFDNLRESLADLDSKQVTRRIVFLESSDDVLVRRFESVRRPHPLQGDGRIVDGIAAERDLLRELRGDADLVIDTSSLNVHELRAKMDASFAGDEEPELRATVMSFGFKYGLPVDADLVVDMRFLPNPHWVPELRPFSGLNEEVSNYVFNQPGAKEFLDRYTELLQLIAAGYRREGKRYVTIAVGCTGGKHRSVATSEKLAARLSSAGIETVIVHRDMGRE; from the coding sequence ATGACTGAGCACGATGGAGACGGAGCAGCTGAAGTGAGTACGGGCACCACGGCCGAGCCCGGCGGAGCCGCAGACGCGGCCATCCCCGAGCTGGTCATCATCTCCGGAATGTCGGGCGCCGGGCGCAGCACGGCCGCGAAGTGTCTGGAGGACCTCGGCTGGTTCGTCGTCGACAACCTGCCGCCCGCGCTGATCCCCACCATGGTGGAGCTCGGCGCCCGCTCGCAGGGCAATGTCGCCCGGATCGCCGTCGTCGTCGACGTACGCGGCCGGCGGTTCTTCGACAACCTCCGCGAATCCCTCGCCGACCTCGACTCCAAGCAGGTCACCCGGCGGATCGTCTTCCTCGAGTCCTCCGACGACGTCCTGGTCCGCCGCTTCGAGTCGGTCCGCCGGCCCCATCCCCTCCAGGGCGACGGCCGGATCGTCGACGGCATCGCCGCCGAGCGCGATCTGCTGCGTGAGCTGCGCGGCGACGCCGACCTGGTGATCGACACCTCCAGCCTCAACGTGCACGAGCTGCGCGCCAAGATGGACGCCTCGTTCGCGGGCGACGAGGAGCCGGAGCTGCGTGCCACGGTGATGTCGTTCGGATTCAAGTACGGACTGCCGGTCGACGCGGACCTCGTCGTCGACATGCGCTTCCTGCCGAACCCGCACTGGGTCCCTGAGCTGCGCCCCTTCTCCGGACTCAACGAAGAGGTGTCGAACTACGTCTTCAACCAGCCCGGCGCCAAGGAGTTCCTCGACCGCTACACCGAGCTGCTCCAGCTGATCGCCGCGGGCTACCGCCGCGAGGGCAAGCGGTACGTCACCATCGCAGTCGGCTGCACCGGCGGCAAGCACCGCTCGGTCGCCACGTCCGAGAAGCTCGCCGCACGCCTCTCCTCCGCGGGGATCGAGACCGTCATCGTCCACCGGGACATGGGGCGCGAGTGA